Below is a window of Anaerobacillus alkaliphilus DNA.
CTAAATCGGCACCAGCATCAATGGTATGTCTACCTAATGACTTTTGTGTTTGATTAGGAACATAACTCTTTTCTTGCCCCCAGTGGAAGTTAACAATAATGATGTGTGTACCTTGACCTCTTAGTGCTTGAATATCCTCTTTAATTTGACTTCTAATTGTTGTTGTATCGTTCCAACCTGTATAACCTAAAAATCCAATTTTAACACCTTTAATGTCATGAATATGGTAGTCTTCATAACCAAAATAGCCGACACCTGCTTGTTTCAAATGTTTCTTCGTATCGTCATACCCTTTTTGTAGGTAATCAAACGTATGATTATTTGCTAGATTTACAACATCAATACCACCAAGAGTTAAGATTTCTGTATAATCCGGATTTCCCTTAAATGCAAACTGTTTTTTTGCTTTTGTAGTTGCAGTAGTAAGTGGACCTTCTAAATTCACCATAGTAAGGTCATCTTTTGAAAAGAGATCTTTGATATTTTTTATAAAAAAGGCATGTCCATTATTCTTTGCAGTTTGATTAAAGCTACCTTGATATCCATATGATTCATCGCTTCCCAAGGTAACATCACCTGCTGCGCTGATGGTAATGGTAATAACTTCTGGCTCTACATGTATTCTTAGTTCTTTTTCATTTGTCGTTACAACCGCTTGATTGCTTTTACCATCCCATTTCACTGTTCCCCCAAATGCCTCGCCTACAAACCGGAGCGGGACATATGTTTTACCTGCTATAATCTGAGGTGCAACATCTAAATGGATAGATTTATGATTTAGTTTTACAATCGGGTTATTGATCTCCATGGTAATCGTTACGTTTTGATTTGATGCAATAATAGATTTGTCTACCTCGTTCCATTTTACTTCAGCACCTAGATGCTCAAAGATCACACGCATTGGGACAAGGGTTCTCCCTTCTACCAACAATCCACCATCTATTGATTCCATTGCATGAACATGAACATGGGTAGATCCTAGCATAATCAATATTGCTAGAGTTACGATGATATACCTCAAAAAAAAACCTCCCTAGTAAATAGTATCTAGGGAAGTTTATTTTCAGAATACTAGATTTATGCTAGTTAATATTACCCTATAAGACCTTTTTTCATCGCTATTTTTTCACAACGGTTAAAATAAATAGGCGAGTGAATTCCCATTAGAATAGTTACGTCTGTCAAGGGAAGAGCTCCTTTCCTTACCTTTTGGTAGACTCTCCCTTCCTTTTGGTCACGTAAGAGCTCCTTGCGTTACTTTTTGAGAGTCTCGCCTCTCCTTTTGGTCACGTAAGAGCTCCTTGCGTTTCCTTTTGTGAGTCTCTCCCCTCTCTTGGGTCACGGAAGAGCTCCTTGCGTTTCCTTTTTGGAGACTCTCCCTCCTTTTGGTCACGTAAGAGCTCCTTGCGTTACTTTTTGAGAGTCTCGCCCTCCTTTTGGTCACGTAAGAGCTCCTTGCGTTACTTTTTGAGAGTCTCGCCTCTCCTTTTTGGTCACGTAAGAGCTCCTTGCGTTTCCTTTTTGGAGACTCACCCTTCCTTTTGGTAACGCAAGAGCTTCTTGCGTTACCTTTTTGTAGGCTCTCCTTTTGGTCACGTAAGAGCTCCTTGCGTTACCTTTTGAGAGTCTCTCCTCTCCTTTGGGTCACGTAAGAGCTCCTTGCGTTTCCTTTTGAGAGTCTCGCCTCTCCTTTTGGTCACGTAAGAGCTCCTTGCGTTTCCTTTTTGTAGGCTCTCCCTTCCTTTTGGTCACGTAAGAGCTCCTTACGTTACCTTTTGAGAGTCTCGCCTCTCCTTTTGGTCACGTAAGAGCTCCTTGCGTTACCTTTTGAGAGTCTCTCCTCTCCTTTTGGTCACGTAAGAGCTCCTTGCGTTACCTTTTGAGAGTCTCTCCTCTCCTTTGGGTCACGTAAGAGCTCCTTGCGTTTCCTTTTTGGAGACTCCCCCTTCCTTTTGGTAACGCAAGAGCTTCTTGCGTTACTTTTTGAGAGTCTCGTCTCTCCTTTTGGTCACGTAAGAGCTTCTTGCGTTTCCTTTTGCGAGACTCTCTTCTCCTTTTGGTCACGTAAGAGCTCCTTGCGTTTCCTTTTGAGAGTCTCGCCTCTCCTTTTGGTCACGCAAGAGCTTCTTGCGTTTCCTTTTGCGAGACTCTCTTCTCCTTTTGGTCACGCAAGAGCTTCTTGCGTTTCCTCTTTGCGAGACTCTCCTCTCTTTTAGGGAACGCAAAAGCTCCTTGCGTTACCTCAGCAGAGACCCTCCTCTCTTTTAGGGAACGCTAAATCTTCTTGCGTTACCTAAACAGAGACTCTCCTCTCTTTTAGGGCACGCAAGATCTTCTTGCGTTTCCTTTTGAGCGACTCTTTTCTTTTTTCGTAACGCTAGTCAACCTATGTTATTTTTCATAGCACTATTCATAATAAGAATGTTTTCCAAACCTAACCATCCTCATATTTCTCTGTAAAGCTACCCTCACCGCTTTTCTTGACTTAATGATCTTACACCACTCTTGAATGGCACCAACTGTTATTTTTCTATCTGGGAACAGTAAGTTATACTCTTCAACACTTCGCATTAGTGCCACTTCAACTTTTTCAACGGTGCCGCATGTCTTACAAACTAATTTTCTACTAGAAAGAGCATCTTGGAATGAGTTACACTTTGCGCAAATGACACCTTTTTTTAATTGGTCATATGTATAACTGGGTAATTTATTAAAGGGGTATTTTGTAGAGTGATTAGCATGAATGAGATTGGCTATCTCTCGGTGCTTGTTGGTAATTTTAGACGTTGTTTTCACGAATTTTTTTAAAAACATATTTAATTGAGTAGGTAGGATAATCGGAAGATCTCTTGGGGCTTGAAACAAAGTAAATTCAGGGTTATTAAAGATGAGGTAAGATTCTACTGGGATTGTAATATTGTGAGCTGAAAGCCACTGCCTAAAAAGGGTTTCACAGCGGTTAAGTTGGTGTACGGGGTTTTTAATCTCCTTGCCAGAATCAAAGTACCAATGATCATCATCAATGTAGTAGACACCTTCAGAGTATTTAACGTCAAGGTTGTACATTTTTTGCGGAGTTAAAACTAATGTATCAATTTGAAAAAAGGAGTTCTTATACTCTAGCAGCAAATCATGCAAAATCAAGCATTCATGTTCTGAAAGTTTGTGGCTAAGTAGATGATCAAAATTTTGTTCACCTTCAAGTCCCTTCTCAGCATTCAAATAATTACATTTTTCATTGTCCGATAAATCACCTCGATTATACAAAGACGTAAGTATTTTAAAGTCATCTGATCTCGTTCGATGTTTAATTACATCCATACCTGTTCCTCCTTTCACATTCTAAGAATAATATAATCATAAACTAGTAGAAATTCAAATTAATTTTCTTTTCTAAAACATTGTTGTAAAGTAAGCTTAAATACTTCCAGAAGGAGCCATACTTATGAGCAAGCCTGATAAATGTTATTGCCTTGAAATTTTTCGAAAAAAATACGGGAATCACGTGACAGGCAATTGCTTAAAGTTAGACTGTCAACGTTATCGACGTGAGAATAACATACCTGATAATAAAAGTGAAAATAATAAAAACTAACGTCCTCTTTAACTAAAAAAAGGAAACTCAATGAAATTGAGTTCCCCTTTTACTAAATGACTATGCCTTTACCGAACGATCCTTATCTTTTGGTGGCATTAATGCTCTCCAAGCTTCGATTATTAAGAAGATACAAAGAACAAATAATACGAACGCAGAAACTGCTAAGAAATACTTTTGGGCTAGAAAATTATTGTACATTAAAAGCATTAACGCAGAAATTGTTACAATGAACATGAAAACCATTGGGATAGCTGTGAAGTATGCTTTTACACCAATTTTGGTTAACCAAGCAGTAATTGCTAGTAACGCAAGGGCTCCTAACATTTGGTTCGCTGAACCGAATAATGGCCAAACCGAACTCCAAGTTCCTGAAAGAGCTAACGCTCCAGCACCTACTAACACGATAACTGTAGAAAGGTGGTTACTCTTTGCTAAACCAGGCATTTTTTGCTCGGCTAACTCTTGAACAGCATATCGCCCTAGGCGAGTCGCAGAGTCAAGTGTTGTTAATAGGAACGCCGATGCAGTTAATGCAACAAAAGACGTTGCCACTGCTTGACTAATTCCCCAATGAGACATGAAGAAACCAACACCTGCCGCAAATGCACCAATCGGTCCACCTAACTCAGCTAATCGAGTAGCAGCCTCCGCTTGCGTTAAGTAAGCAACTGAACCAATCGCAATAATAGCTAAGAAACCTTCAAGTAACATTGATCCGTAAGCGATAAACTTCCCATTTTTCTCATTATCTAATTGCTTAGCTGTTGTCCCAGATGATACAAGTGAGTGGAAACCTGAAATTGCTCCACAAGCAATTGTAATAAATAATATTGGGAACAAGAACCCTAATGTAGGGTTATGGAAACCTGTGAATGCTGGATAGATAAGTGTCGGATTCGCAAAAAGGATCCCCACTGCTCCACCAATAATCATTCCATATAAAAGAAACGCATTTAAGTAATCACGCGGTTGTAACAGTACCCAAACCGGTAGGACTGATGCAGCGTACGCATATGCTAATAGGATTAAAGACCACACTGATGCACTTAGTGATAACGGGAACGCTAAACCAACCCAAACCGCTAACAGCATGGCGATAATTCCTAAGACACTCGCAGATACTAAATTCATTTTTAATTGATTGACTAGAAAACCGAAAATGATTGCAATTCCTAAGAAGACTACGGACGCAGTTGCTGCAGATGGGTATGCAACAAATGTGTTAGAAACTAGAATGATAAACACACCAACAATTAAGATCAAAGTTGCAATTGAAAACGTAAGGAATAAGACCTGACCTCTTTTACCGATATACTCTTTAATAATGGTTCCAATTGATTGTGCTCTGTGTCGGATTGAGGCCTGCAGGGAAGTGTAATCATGAACTCCCCCAACAAAAATACTTCCAAAGATAATCCAAAGTACAGCTGGAACCCATCCAAATACTACCGCGGTTATCGGACCAACAATAGGTCCTCCACCAGCAATCGTCGCAAAGTGGTGTCCTAATAAAACTGGTTTTTTCGCCGGAACATAGTCTACGCCATCATACATTGTATTGGCGGGAGTCTCTTTATTTGGATCAATACGTAATTTGTTTTCGATATACTTCCCATACGTATAATAGGCAAAAATGAAAACGCTTCCAGCTATAGCTAATAAAAGTAATAAGTTCAAGTTTGTTCCTCCTTTTTCAATAACGATTTTAAAAATGGTTCCACATAGGTATCACCCTTGCGATGGACATAAACTTTTTCTGCATGTAAATCGACAATTGCTAGGTATAGTTCCGCCCACCCGTGCATTCCGTACTTAATGAATTTTACTTTTCGATATTTCCTCACCCCCTTAATGAATGCCTCTGTTACAGGCTGATCAGTAACGACAACCCCTAGGAAAATCGTTGACATATGTTCCTTATGATGAGCAACATACGAATTGATGTTTTCCCTTATATCTCTTTCAAACTGTTGGATAAACTCTTTAGTTAGGGGTTCCTCTCTAGTCGCAGCGAATACACATTGCTGATTTTCAATCCCCCATACCTTAATCGTCTTCGTAATTAAGTATTTCTCATCTCTACGTTTATACAATGCAGAAAACGCTAGTGGTGTCTGTCCGATTTTGTCTCCTCGATAAACATCAAAAAATACGACATATTTATTCATAATTTCATTGATATAGTGTTTCATTGTTTGCTGCGTCATTAGCATTCCATCCATCCTTTCTTAAAAACGAGAAATCCCTAGCGCGGTTATATGCTTAAAAAATCCAATGCCTGAAAGCTTTAATGTAAGCTGATTGTCCTTAGTAGGAATTCCTTTTTGAACAAATATGGTAAGATTATCTAACGTAATTTCTTCAAAAAAATTCACATCTTCTGGTTTTCCAAAATCAGTTGCCAATTCGATTGGTCCACCGCCACAACACCCAGCAGCTTTAAGCGTTTTGACTGTTAAGAACCCTCCTTTTTTCTCGATCCAGCTTCTTGCTTCATCATTAATGCTAATTGTTAATGACAATTCAAACACCACCTAAGCAAAAAGGTTTTTTTACACTCCTATTATTTTATTATTTAAATTTTAAAAAAATTATAACAATTATATCAATTTTTTCCAATATTTTTCTAAAAAAATAAACGCCAGGGTTCATCCCCAGCGTTTTTATCCACCTGATAATGGAATAAGCAGTTCAATAACATCACCGTCTTGTAGCTTTTTAGCTTCATCACTACAGATAACTCTATTAACAACTACTAAAGCGTCTTCATCCCATTTTAATCCAAGAGTTACTAAAAATTCTCCAATTGATAGTGTTTGTTCCAAGTAATACTCTTCTTGAATAATATCTAGATAAGGGATAAACGAAACTACCTTAACTATCATTTTATTTTTATAGGTCATTTCTAGTAACACCAATTGTCTCTAATTCATTCGCAGGAACATCAAATACCGTTTTGCTAGCTTTGTTTTCTTCTTCATAGAAATAATCTGGTAATTTATCTTGAGCCTTCGTAAATCCTGCCCTGCGATTAAAAGTGTGTTCTAGCTTTAACGTTTCGTTTGCTATTTTTAACATATCATCCCCGGTAAATGGCTCGCCGCTATAGCCTGATACTAAGTCAGCTAAGATATCCCAACGATTTTGTACTGCGCCTGAACTAAACATGCACATCCCTAAGTGATCCCAAATCGTATTAACAGTTTGGGCATTTTTGGATACATTTACCTGCCCCTCAGGTGCGTGATGATTAATTTGCACTCGTACAGTTTGACCTGCTGTATGGTCTGCCCCCATTGGCGAAGTCGCATAGGTCACACCTAACCCTTTCACGGCCCTAGGATCATACGCTGGCATCGTTTGACCTTTCACTGTCGGAACATGGGGTTCACCATAAATTTTCCCGATAATATCAGCACCGCTGCCAATAATTCTACCTAGTGGGCTGCCTTTTTTAACTTCATGCAATGCTTCTATTGCCGCTTTAGCATCGCCAAAAGAGATGACATTCTGTGCCATTAATACTCCTAATGCTCCACCTGTTTCAATTGTGTCTATCCCATATTCATTACAAAGACGGTTTAATTCTGCTATATCGTCTAGATCACTAATATCAAGATTTGATCCTAGTAACCCAATATTCTCGTATTCGATTGGTCCAGTCACTTTTTTTCCAGCTTTATTTACATACACATTCGAACAACGGATGATACAGCCAGGCATGCAGGCATGTGTTGGTGTGCCTTCTCCTCCCCGTTCCATGATCGTTTTCCGTAGCGTTTCTCCTGTAATATTTTTATAGTCTTCCATCGAGCCTATTGAAAAATTTCTAGTTGGAAGCGCGCCTAAGGCATTTGTTGTTTCTACTAGAGCAGCAGTTCCGAGTTCTGGGAGTACCTTTGCCGTCCCTGGAGTTTCCATTAACCAACTATGGTATTGCTTTAACGCCTGTCTAAAGCGTTCTTTATCTTTCGGTCTATTCTTTTCCACACCACTAGCATCAATGACAATTGCTTTTATTCCTTTTGAACCAGCTACTGCGCCTAAACCTCCTCTTCCGTTAAAACGAGTTGGCTCACCGTCTTTGTCTTGTCCTGCAATTGCGGCAAGATTCATTTTTTGTTCGCCTGAAACACCAATTAGCCAAACAGCAACGTGTTTTCCATAGGAGTCTCGTAACCACGTAGCTGTCTCACTCAGGTCTTTCCCTAAAATTGGTGTTGCATCTGCAAATTGCACACCATCTTTAGATAGGTGAATAATCTTAAAATCGTCCCGTATATTCTCAAATACCAACGCTTTAATCCCGAGCTTTCCTAGGGTCAGTCCAGTTATGCCACCTGCGTTAGCTTCTTTTATTCCACCTGTTAATGGACTTTTTGCTCCGACCGAATATCGGTCAGCACTAGAAGCTCCTGAACCAGTTAACAAGCCAGTAGCAAAAATTAATTTATTGTGAGCTCCTAGCGGATGACACGTAGCTGGGACTTCGTCATGAATTATTTTTGATGTTAGAGCCCTACCACCCAACCTCGAATAATTAGTCCCATCTTCCTCTTTAACCGTTAGCTTATTCATATCTATTTTTAAGATCTTCAATTGACAATCCCTCCCTATTCACTGGATAATTCATTATTTCTATTCTAATCCCTAGACAAAACATTTGTACATTCTTTACTCTGTATATTTTACACAAAGCACCTCAAACTAGCTTTA
It encodes the following:
- a CDS encoding CapA family protein; the encoded protein is MRYIIVTLAILIMLGSTHVHVHAMESIDGGLLVEGRTLVPMRVIFEHLGAEVKWNEVDKSIIASNQNVTITMEINNPIVKLNHKSIHLDVAPQIIAGKTYVPLRFVGEAFGGTVKWDGKSNQAVVTTNEKELRIHVEPEVITITISAAGDVTLGSDESYGYQGSFNQTAKNNGHAFFIKNIKDLFSKDDLTMVNLEGPLTTATTKAKKQFAFKGNPDYTEILTLGGIDVVNLANNHTFDYLQKGYDDTKKHLKQAGVGYFGYEDYHIHDIKGVKIGFLGYTGWNDTTTIRSQIKEDIQALRGQGTHIIIVNFHWGQEKSYVPNQTQKSLGRHTIDAGADLVVGHHPHVVQGIEMYKDKFIVYSLGNFMFGGNRNPSDKDTFVFQQTFHVQGGSLTTKKDINVIPFSVSSVSDRNNFQPTPLTGTKAQTLKDKIIRLSNQISNSDWTKYENKQTIK
- a CDS encoding nuclease-related domain-containing protein — encoded protein: MDVIKHRTRSDDFKILTSLYNRGDLSDNEKCNYLNAEKGLEGEQNFDHLLSHKLSEHECLILHDLLLEYKNSFFQIDTLVLTPQKMYNLDVKYSEGVYYIDDDHWYFDSGKEIKNPVHQLNRCETLFRQWLSAHNITIPVESYLIFNNPEFTLFQAPRDLPIILPTQLNMFLKKFVKTTSKITNKHREIANLIHANHSTKYPFNKLPSYTYDQLKKGVICAKCNSFQDALSSRKLVCKTCGTVEKVEVALMRSVEEYNLLFPDRKITVGAIQEWCKIIKSRKAVRVALQRNMRMVRFGKHSYYE
- a CDS encoding carbon starvation protein A, with translation MNLLLLLAIAGSVFIFAYYTYGKYIENKLRIDPNKETPANTMYDGVDYVPAKKPVLLGHHFATIAGGGPIVGPITAVVFGWVPAVLWIIFGSIFVGGVHDYTSLQASIRHRAQSIGTIIKEYIGKRGQVLFLTFSIATLILIVGVFIILVSNTFVAYPSAATASVVFLGIAIIFGFLVNQLKMNLVSASVLGIIAMLLAVWVGLAFPLSLSASVWSLILLAYAYAASVLPVWVLLQPRDYLNAFLLYGMIIGGAVGILFANPTLIYPAFTGFHNPTLGFLFPILFITIACGAISGFHSLVSSGTTAKQLDNEKNGKFIAYGSMLLEGFLAIIAIGSVAYLTQAEAATRLAELGGPIGAFAAGVGFFMSHWGISQAVATSFVALTASAFLLTTLDSATRLGRYAVQELAEQKMPGLAKSNHLSTVIVLVGAGALALSGTWSSVWPLFGSANQMLGALALLAITAWLTKIGVKAYFTAIPMVFMFIVTISALMLLMYNNFLAQKYFLAVSAFVLFVLCIFLIIEAWRALMPPKDKDRSVKA
- a CDS encoding CC/Se motif family (seleno)protein produces the protein MSLTISINDEARSWIEKKGGFLTVKTLKAAGCCGGGPIELATDFGKPEDVNFFEEITLDNLTIFVQKGIPTKDNQLTLKLSGIGFFKHITALGISRF
- a CDS encoding MoaD/ThiS family protein, which translates into the protein MTYKNKMIVKVVSFIPYLDIIQEEYYLEQTLSIGEFLVTLGLKWDEDALVVVNRVICSDEAKKLQDGDVIELLIPLSGG
- a CDS encoding aldehyde ferredoxin oxidoreductase C-terminal domain-containing protein; translated protein: MKILKIDMNKLTVKEEDGTNYSRLGGRALTSKIIHDEVPATCHPLGAHNKLIFATGLLTGSGASSADRYSVGAKSPLTGGIKEANAGGITGLTLGKLGIKALVFENIRDDFKIIHLSKDGVQFADATPILGKDLSETATWLRDSYGKHVAVWLIGVSGEQKMNLAAIAGQDKDGEPTRFNGRGGLGAVAGSKGIKAIVIDASGVEKNRPKDKERFRQALKQYHSWLMETPGTAKVLPELGTAALVETTNALGALPTRNFSIGSMEDYKNITGETLRKTIMERGGEGTPTHACMPGCIIRCSNVYVNKAGKKVTGPIEYENIGLLGSNLDISDLDDIAELNRLCNEYGIDTIETGGALGVLMAQNVISFGDAKAAIEALHEVKKGSPLGRIIGSGADIIGKIYGEPHVPTVKGQTMPAYDPRAVKGLGVTYATSPMGADHTAGQTVRVQINHHAPEGQVNVSKNAQTVNTIWDHLGMCMFSSGAVQNRWDILADLVSGYSGEPFTGDDMLKIANETLKLEHTFNRRAGFTKAQDKLPDYFYEEENKASKTVFDVPANELETIGVTRNDL